A part of Pseudomonas sp. HR96 genomic DNA contains:
- a CDS encoding amino acid ABC transporter permease has product MAYHFDFHPVLQNADLLLRGALFTLELTAIGAVLGVGLGIIGAGVRAWKIQPFSAIFGVYVELIRNTPFLVQLFFIFFGLPSLGIQISEWTAAVLAMVINLGAYSTEIIRAGVQAIPRGQLEASAALAMSRFEAFRHVVLLPALGKVWPALTSQIIIVMLGSAVCSQIATQELSFYANFIQSRNFRSFETYLLTTVIYLVMAMAIRVLLNWVGRRFVMRNR; this is encoded by the coding sequence ATGGCCTACCACTTCGACTTCCACCCGGTCTTGCAGAACGCCGACCTGTTGCTGCGCGGCGCGCTGTTCACCCTGGAGCTGACAGCCATCGGCGCCGTGCTCGGGGTCGGCCTGGGCATCATCGGCGCGGGGGTACGGGCCTGGAAGATCCAGCCGTTCTCGGCAATTTTCGGCGTCTACGTCGAACTGATCCGCAACACGCCGTTTCTCGTGCAGCTGTTCTTCATCTTCTTCGGCCTGCCGTCGCTGGGCATCCAGATCAGCGAATGGACTGCGGCGGTACTGGCCATGGTAATCAACCTCGGCGCCTACTCCACCGAGATCATCCGCGCCGGCGTGCAGGCCATCCCCCGGGGGCAGCTGGAAGCCTCTGCGGCGCTGGCCATGAGCCGCTTCGAAGCGTTCCGCCACGTGGTGCTGCTGCCCGCGCTGGGCAAGGTGTGGCCTGCCCTGACCAGCCAGATCATCATCGTCATGCTTGGCTCGGCGGTGTGCTCGCAAATCGCCACCCAGGAGCTGAGCTTCTACGCCAACTTCATCCAGTCGCGCAATTTCCGCTCGTTCGAAACCTACCTGCTGACCACCGTGATCTACCTGGTAATGGCCATGGCCATCCGCGTACTGCTCAACTGGGTGGGCCGGCGCTTCGTGATGAGGAACCGCTGA